A genomic region of Prionailurus bengalensis isolate Pbe53 chromosome D1, Fcat_Pben_1.1_paternal_pri, whole genome shotgun sequence contains the following coding sequences:
- the LOC122482666 gene encoding olfactory receptor 2D3, producing the protein MGEENQTSVAEFIFFGLSQDLKTEILLFTLFLIIYLLTVFGNLLIIILIFMDSRLHTPMYFFLRNLSFADLCFSTSIVPQVLVHFLVKRKTISFFGCMTQIIVFLLVGCTECALLAVMSYDRYVAVCKPLHYSTIMTHQVCLQLAIGSWASGALVSLVDTTFTFQLPYQGQNVINHYFCEPPALLKLASADTYSTEMAIFAMGVVILLAPVCLILVSYWNIISTVIQMQSGEGRLKAFSTCGSHLIVVILFYGSGIFTYMRPNSKTTKERDKMISVFYTVVTPMLNPIIYSLRNKDVKGALRKLAGRKSFFQRQ; encoded by the coding sequence ATGGGCGAGGAAAACCAAACCTCTGTGGctgagtttattttctttggcCTTTCACAGGACTTGAAGACCGAAATCCTGCTATTTACtctttttctcatcatttatcttttgactgtatttggaaaccTGCTCATCATCATTCTCATCTTCATGGATTCTCGACTTCACACTCCCATGTACTTTTTTCTTAGAAACCTCTCTTTCGCAGATCTCTGTTTCTCTACTAGCATTGTCCCCCAAGTGTTGGTCCACTTCCTTGTAAAGaggaaaactatttctttttttggatgtATGACACAGATAATTGTCTTCCTTCTGGTTGGGTGTACAGAGTGCGCACTGCTGGCGGTGATGTCTTATGACCGGTATGTGGCTGTCTGCAAGCCCCTGCACTACTCTACTATCATGACCCACCAGGTGTGTCTCCAGTTGGCCATAGGATCCTGGGCCAGTGGGGCACTAGTGTCTCTGGTGGATACCACCTTTACTTTCCAACTACCCTATCAAGGACAGAACGTTATTAATCACTACTTTTGTGAACCTCCTGCCCTCCTGAAGCTGGCTTCAGCAGATACTTATAGCACAGAAATGGCCATCTTTGCAATGGGCGTCGTCATCCTCTTAGCTCCTGTCTGCCTGATCCTTGTCTCCTACTGGAATATTATCTCCACTGTGATCCAGATGCagtctggggaggggaggctcaAGGCTTTCTCTACCTGTGGCTCCCATCTCATTGTTGTCATCCTCTTCTATGGGTCAGGAATATTCACCTACATGCGGCCAAACTCCAAGACCACAAAAGAGCGGGATAAAATGATATCCGTGTTCTATACAGTGGTGACACCAATGTTGAACCCCATAATTTATAGCCTGAGAAACAAGGATGTCAAAGGGGCTCTCAGGAAACTAGCTGGAAGAAAGTCCTTTTTTCAGAGGCAGTGA